The region cccctcggtgctacgctcacgcgtcaactactgtaccaaggaggcggtcaataagaataggtataattataaattcaaatttttaaattatgatttccgtctatattttgtatacgttTGATTCAAAAATATGATTGCATCATCATTCCACAAAGGTTCTGTGGAAAATTTTGTATCTATGACCAATACTTTTGGATCTATTTTACTGCTGGGTTGCCATGTTATGGGAAgttgttttgttgtttttggTGTTGGATTGctggaagaaaaaaaatgaaatattatgttaaagaaacaaacatacttatGTCATTTAGCAGGTATTGAACAgacaaataaatgtatatataataaagataagaGATAGATAAATGGATAGACAAGATAAATGTAtcgacagcttacgtcaatctcatacattcataatctattctatcaaacgttacgctaatagaaaACCACTTGTCTAGGGGGGCAGGGATCAAAGCTTATAAAATACGACAAATATTTCACGTAGGTATGTTGTCAATAatggtataataattaagaaatcggttcagcagtttttgaGTAAACCcttaacaaacatacaaatctATGTATGTGTAAAAGCAGATACTTAGGTTTGTTTGAAAGACATACGTTTTTgaaaatagtaattaatacattaagGAAGAACACTTAaccataataatttacttactTAAATTTGGCAAAGTTCGTCCACATTGTAGTCATCTTCTTAGTCATATCCTTTTCAAAAAATGACATTGGCAAGGTTATTTCAgtcttaaatatataaaataactcatCAGCGTGTGTCGCACCGGGGTATTCTGTAACCTTAAAtagaaactttaataaattcatcCAGCCATCCCGacaaaatttgtaaataaatactgGTTTCtccatttttcttaaaaaaagaTCAGCTGTCACTATAACAGGGTAAACTATGCCTAAATCTCCTTCGTATTTAGCCAATGTATCCAAGGCTATCCGATTTTTATCTAAATCCTTGAAGTATATTTCTTTCAACTTTTCTgaagttgcatttttatcatattcaGACGGGAATTTCAAATCTCGTGGCATTGATCCGATGAAATTAAAGTTGTTTCTGGTTGTTTCATTTTCCTTTCCAGCGAACATTAAACCCTCTGCGCTATTGTAGCCCATGATTAttggtattttattaaattggcCACTTGTGATCAAGTTATACGGGCTATCTCGTATGAATTCTTCCGAATCAGGTATATCATCTTCAATGCAAGGCACAAATATGTTTTCTGATAGAACAGTATCTCCAATTGCTCTGGGAACACGTGTTTCCAAAAGTTCTTTCACGGGTTTATTTCTAAATAGTTCTAGAATATCATAAACGTTATTTGATTCCATTCTCATTTGCTTGGCAAGTTTACGAGCGGTTTGTATCGGTTCAAACTGTAAAGCCCAGGGCCCTATTGCTGAACCACTTTGCATAATAGCTTTATGGAATAATCCACGAGACATTCGTGAAAAAATGTGGTATGATACAGACGCTGACCCAGCGCTTTCGCCGAACAAAGTGACGTTATCGGGATCTCCACCAAATGCCCTAATATTTATCTTCACCCATCGAAGTGCTTCCACCTGGTCCTTTAAACCCATATTCCCTGGTGCTTCTTTAATTCCCAAGCACAGGAAGCCTAATATTTCCAGTCTATAATTGATGGTTACAAGAATTACTCCATGCCTTGTTAAATATTCAGGGCCGTAAAGAAGGGGGGAACTAGAACCGTCTCTGAACCCTCCTCCATGGATAAACACCATAACAGGGTAAGGCTTATCCCCCGCTTGTAAGGGCGTGTATACATTTAATGTAAGGCAGTTTTCTCTCCCGTTAATCCATGTTTGTGAGAATCTTTGTGCGCATCTTATGTGTTCGTTCACTGCGTTGATAACACCTTCCCATTTTGGTACTGGGCGAGATACCtgaaatgataaatatttatattacattattatgcTTTAATTATGTTGATTGAGTTTTCTAGTAATGTAATAAGATAAGGTTTATAAGATATTGTTGACATCGATATCATAAGTCAAATAAGGTAGGTAGCTATTCATGTAcaaataaaacgtttaaagTAGAAAAGTAAACatgtattatgtttattgatTTACTGGAGAATTAACTAGgtaaatttttattcgttCAATTCTATTGAGATTTGTATATCGAGTTTactctttaattaaaataagttatattataattgtgaACAATATAAAGCACACAACAACATAACAactatgttttattatcgtaaaaCAACAGGAGCGGATTACGCTACATTTAAGTctgtatacaaataaatacaatgaatGAACTGCTGAAAACaaaacttgttaaaatatcTGTCTGTCTTTACGTTGTTTCCATGCTCAAAAAATCTGTACTGATTTACTTTGCCTCATCAGCTGATTTTACTCATATTAGAAGTAACATACATAATCTAAAGACTTTAAGAAATGCTATGTTTTTATATCCCTTACATATCAGAATATTTCAAGGTAATTCACCTGGAACCTCTCAGCATTCGCATACGGTACACCATTGTACCGCAGGTGTGACCCATCTGGGGCCACATATCCCCGCAGCAGGCCACTAGAGGTCACCACGGGTGGTGTAGGCTGCAGGACCAGGCGAGCAGCCCAGAGGGAACACAGGATCAACCATTTAGCCATCAGGGAGACATGTTTGGTTCAGATTTGGAAATTTGGTGCGTGGTGGTGGATTGCTGGaagcataaatattttaatgttgttGTTGAGTGGTTTTTGCACACGCAATTTCGTATTTATCCTGTATCTTACGATTGTggtaaaaatattacctactaggtaccttattataataatgtctAATGACATGGAAAATCACGTAATGTCTTTCCATTAAAACTTTGTAAAATCTTATGAGAATTCTAttctgttaatttatttatttaattaaatttcaattgtCTTTGCCctatacgtattttttttgtaaatcattgttttaaatgaaccttgttataatataatataataggtaatagGTGAGTTTATTTCGTGATTAACGAGTGCTGAGTTAGAATTAATTatgcatacataatatggTTAAAAATCTATTCGTAAAAGCATAAGAGCTGTTGCACGGATGCCAACGCCCACCTCCATAGGTACATGAAATAAGTTCCAtcttataacaatttttacaattactataatacataattaacaaTCTATAATAATCAGTGTTTTCCGTAATTAACTAACACATTAAGtctatgatttaatttgttttccaattggtttttttttcttattaattattttcaactaGCTTGCTTGCCGCGGACTTCGACCAGATTTACTAATGAGATAAAAATAGCGTATGTATTGATgtagtttttgtttgaaatcATTCTAAACATACACAAACACAAATGTTTCCTGTTTTCAACATTATGTAATtaacaactagctttccgcccgcggcttcgcccgcgttttcaaagaaaaatccacATAGTTTCCGTTACCGTGGGatatccgggataaaacctatcctatgttttaatccaaattaccatctatatgtatgctaaatttcattgcaatctATTCAGTAGTAcatatttgcgtgaaagagttaacaaacacacatcctcacaaactttcgcatttataatattagtaggataggatagaaGGATATTAGGactattattatctactagctgAGCTCcccggtttcacccgcgtggctccgcttttgttggtcatagcgtgatgatatatagcagctacagcctttctcgataaatgggctatctaacaccgaaagaattttacaaatcggaccagtagttcctgagattagcgcgttcaaacaaacaaactcttcagctttataatattggtatagattaaaatatatcttgtAGGACGTAAAGTTATGTTtacatttctatatttttcgAATGCAATTATCGAATGATGCTTTTTGGCTTCACAAAAATACTCGTATAgatattgcaaaataaaaatattgtcaaaATGTTAAGTGGcgagtgaatatttttcaaacaataGGACAATAACAAGTGATACCGTGACCCATTGAACTGCGTAGGTACTTTGTGACCCGAATGGGACACAGCTTTGCAATACAATTTTGAGATTTGTTTTtggttgaaaaataaaagatatattttaaatgaatacagTTGGTTGTTATAAAAGGTACCtggttgtatattattttctacacTATTTATCTAACTacttacatacctacctattttaatataatccgtttccaatatataataacataaaaatcaaCACATGAAACAGTTCACAATAAACTAAGCAAAACTTATGtgtatttcatacaaaaattacatttacgtATACATAACATAGCATGTAGTTATTTACCGGTTGATAAACAGGTATTTCCACttttttgcacaattttaccgcatttcataaaaaaattctttttatattacttcACTTGGGACACtagaatttattaaactttatattattttaacttttacacgtaaaatatagaaattttaaGGAGAAAAGACACGTCTTTACAATCGTTCAAAGAATGACAACAAAACACTTGAAGAGAGATCAACTACGTACACCGTTATTAACTTATTTACACAATTATGTACTCTTTATAATTGATTTAGAGTTCATTATCGTTTAATTCAATAATGTATGTTGAAAGTTGAGTCATGGATTTAGTATTAACTGATTAGGATTCAGTTTTCATTGACATGCTAATACGATGTGTGTgcgtttaatttattttggaccgaattttaaataaagtaggtatCCTACTAGCTAACTATATCTTAGTTTAACAAatccatacaaatattataaacgtgaAAGTCTGTATGTCTGTAACGTTTTCACAGAACTAGAGCACCGATTTGGATGAtatttagaataaaaatagGGAATTTTTAATATCCGATTGGTGTATTTTGATACCTTAAACGccttcatttaataaatagcaaaaAATAGACTAGGCAATATCaagattttgattttatacTACAGgcgttaaattttatataaaaagaatttaagaagaaaaagaagatTAAAATGGCTGTAAGAAAcgataaatcaaaataaattattatgctaatgatgataaatttgaaataataatagttttattcgTATACCTAtagttatgtatttaattaaatattatattaatgtcgCTAACGTAAACTAATTTggctttgtctaaaaaatcatGTTGTAGGTGCTGTACAGTTTAAGGTACAGTAAATAGTACCTACTAGTTTCTTTATAGAATAACAAGCAAATAACCCTGACCCCACGGGTAAGTGaggttaaaattatataatgacAGGAAATCGACCATAATACGTGCAACTCgtaaagtataaaatactagcattccgcccgcggcttcgcccgcgtttaaaaaaacccgcatagttcccgttcctgtgggatttccgggatatacatatatgtttatccaagttaccctctatatatgtatactaaatttcaatgtaatcttcagtagtatttgcgtgaaagagtgagtaggtacatccatcctcacaaactttcgcatttattataagtattacatttcccaacgtgtagaatcaacaaagctaaaaacagtgtaatatttatggctattaaaatattatataatattaaataatacatcatttattttgataagggtTAATACCAAGGTACAAATAAAGAGCTTTTTGTAGCGGTggtcttagattacaaaataaaagacagatggagcgttgccgaactaaaccgaataatttatcgtcattttcaataaagctatgtgtgctgtcatttcgccgctgcactgtacgtacacggtgcttttgtgtgcgtgtaatgttgccagatattgaaaaatttcccaaatttttccccgactacgcaaaaaagagggttatgtttttcgagtttatggatgtatgtataatatttctttgacacgccctgcagtataaaccgttggaccgattttgagttgtgaggtttcattgcaatgatctgaattattatgttagtggcggtagtgacgtaggctatatacataaatgagaagtcaagttttaatttttatttaaattcttttattacataaagtacctgcctactaaagttatatatggacaaaaaaattgtattcaattttttattaaataaattacataaaaaaagtttcaatattaactataataattatattattttttatttttcataatatatgaatacgaatagcggtagtttttagtcgagaatacgggacattttattttcatcatatccatcatggagttcacataaattaaatcgctagcgaaaacgactatgacgtttttaagctttataaaagtaacaaaataatgtattatgcttattaaaataatctaataattatcatgaacctttagtgcactataccaataaaaatggcaaattcattttcaaaatactggcaacatacgttgaagttttgtattccttcatatctgtaaaattattattcgtattaaagaaataaatcagccaaataatctacagaaaacctgtgaaacgatgttttatctttttttttgttttcgggaacaaattttacagcgttttattatcacaagacggcatttttttcactaaaattgcaaaccctttttgacgtattgcatgacactatatgcgctcttggctatagcactggtgcagcgacgtatttgtagtacgggagctaccaacgtttaaaaaaaagtcattttagtatagttgggtttttgatatactgtttctcttgctatttcggttagagtccgggctgtctggctggccgcagtggttgcgtttattagtgcgcatcttatctgcacaggaaaatatccttaatttaaagtcattttttaacgcgtaatttttaatcgtttgcctttagatagatccatcagatataatttttttattgcaagacgtttttttcgttgtaaaataggtgccatacgcaatttttatttcaaaataactaaaatgtcatcgaaataagtgaaattacatcaacatgagttcgcttaaaaggtaagtaataactttattatttatattatattatccttttttaatacttatattgaataattagtaaactaatatttttaatagatggtttcatatttattacacttttgggtataaatatgaatttgatgatatttgtattttctagtgtttgattttacgcgagtattatacattttgaaattaaagacttgagaaaataatacaatgaataaatcgcgtttaaaatccgttaaaaagtctttaatttcttgatgatatttggtttttatcaagtttacattaacgtcctatttgaggttcgttgggaaaaaggaggcgatatggtagattgttgcaaaaaaacagtaaatagtaaaatgaatattatatatagtataagtaacacagtgattacttatccttcactgggactcatgttgatggaatttcacttatttcgatgatattttaattattttgaaataaaaattgcgtctggcacctatttaacaacgaacaaaacgtcttgcaataaaaaatgtatgtctaatggatctatctaaaggcaaacgattaaaaattacgcgttaaaaaatgactttaaattaaggatattttcctgtgcagataagatgcgcactaataaacgcaaccactgcggccagccagacagcccggactgtaaccgaaatagcaagaggaacagcatatcaaagaaccaactatactaaaatgctcacttgtcaacgttgctacctcctagaatattgtttttgatttcgtattttctttgacaagggcgacgggcggttgtcatgctccatctgtactttattttgtaatctaaggcggtggtattttaatttctttttttcaataaaaaaacgctTATTGTGACATGACTGTAATAGTTAGAGATATGCTGCCGCTGATTTTTTGTAGACAATGGTGtgttctaaaaaaatgtagtatatcaTTTTGTTCTATCATCAACAGTTTTCGCAGCGCACGCgatgtaaggtagttttttgatatttttttcacacctTGGATTACGTTATCGTAATTTTAGTAAGGAtgcctattttttttgaaaatgaaatatagcctatgtcactcagaaatgatgtagctttccaacagtgaaagaatttttcaaatctgccaagtagtttcggagcctattcaattcatacaaacaaacaaacaaaaaatcaaacctttcctctttataatatttgtatagatacgAAAAATATCTATACTGCCATATTGTAaactaaaaattgaataaaaaatattttttttatatcagttTCATTATGAGTTCTTAAGCtcaaaaagaataatattttttttaataactatccTTTACAAGACATCATAACCAAAATAACCAAGTAAAATTGGATATATGTATTTAGTTTTTCACGTGTCGAGCGAGGCCAGGCCAATCGTTTAGTCTACACTTCTACAgactagataatattttacaacttACACGACTAACACAACAACAACGactttatacaataaaacataataatagtttagtacctacttacacaTTATCTGTGATGTAACAATGAATAAAGATATATACATAGTCGTTATCTCcgatattttatcaaatatcaaacccggaattaataaaaatccttGACTTACAAACGACGAATGTTAGCACAATAGTCACAATGTACGAGCATGCAGAACACACGTACATTGttctttattgaaattatataataacgaataaataaataaacgtataaATTCGAAAATCAATTCAACGaatcgataaaatatatttttgaccGAAAATTTTCATCGATATGCACTTCAGTCGTGATTCACCCGTGTTTAGGATGTGtgtataaaaatgtgtaaCAAGTGGCTTGTGTTATGGTCACTATGGGCCTGTCAGTTTGTCCGCCAGCCGACTCTACCAGTGCTGGTGTCGAATGGAGTGCTGAGAGGGTCTGTCGCACCCGATGGTTCGCATTTTAGATACAGTGGGATACCGTATGCAGTTGCGCCGAAAAGGTTTGCGGTGGGTTTTATTagatttctttaaatttaaaagtttattaaacgagatttaatataaattgtaaactagacagaatcattaaaataatagttatttaaCGGTTTAAaaaggttctaaaaactagctgtAAAGAAACTCCCTTGTTTTGAACCTTGAAGTAAAGAGCAAAAAGgcaagaaataataaaaaaaacagcaatacattaattaaaaatgaattggtgaataaaaaaaactgctaATCTTTTTTAGTCCCTAATGATAGTAAAATTTGTAAGGAATTTTTTTTGTGAGTTTTTAGgaaatagttaataataatatttttttagtttagaaACTGTAGCTGTGGTACCTACAAAATAAGagcacaaaatataaattaatcttgTAAAAGGaagatacatttattttaacgtgctcattatttttagtttttgtgacatcaattcttaatctttgtaaaataggttattaattttaaacattgatTAAGTATATAGATCATAAAATTGTGTAGTCATAATATCTGAGTAATCGAACCAATTTTATGATAAGGAAAGTCTTTAATTAGTAactgattaaatattataatttattaattgaacGATTGGACATAATATGCAtcgattaattaatattggcAAATCTGACAGTAGTTCCAATATTGATGCATAATATTGTCATGgagataaataaaagtttataaaacgGCATCAAAATTAGTCCATGATTTATGAGTCCCAGATAGACACAGAGATACACTTAAAAATTGAATAGATATTCAATGAAAAGATATGCACATCGTACCAATGTTATaccaattttatataattatactgatatttattaattttatgacaaTAAACCAACTACCTTTTGCTtcgaaagatatttttattttaagttacatGTCTCAGAAATTCAATTAGACGTCAATCATTCTTAGAACGAACACggattaaaaatacaaatttgttCCAGGCTCCTAGACCAGAACCAACATGGCGAGGTGTGTTCGAAGCTACAGAAGAACATATCCGATGTCCGCAGAGAATCGGCAAGTCTTTATTAGTGGGACAAGAAGACTGCCTGACTCTAAATGTGTACACGCCTATAACACAACAAAAATCCCTACCTGTCATGGTTTTCATCCACGGAGGTGGCTTCTACGATGGGTCCGGAACAGCATCCATTTTCGGACCACATCACCTCGTATCTCATGAAATTATTCTAGTCACAATTaattatagattaaatataCAGGGGTTTGCGTGTCTGGGGATTAAAGATGCTCCTGGAAATGCTGGAATGAAAGATCAGGTAGCTGCATTGAGAtgggtaa is a window of Colias croceus chromosome 17, ilColCroc2.1 DNA encoding:
- the LOC123699365 gene encoding acetylcholinesterase-like, with translation MAKWLILCSLWAARLVLQPTPPVVTSSGLLRGYVAPDGSHLRYNGVPYANAERFQVSRPVPKWEGVINAVNEHIRCAQRFSQTWINGRENCLTLNVYTPLQAGDKPYPVMVFIHGGGFRDGSSSPLLYGPEYLTRHGVILVTINYRLEILGFLCLGIKEAPGNMGLKDQVEALRWVKINIRAFGGDPDNVTLFGESAGSASVSYHIFSRMSRGLFHKAIMQSGSAIGPWALQFEPIQTARKLAKQMRMESNNVYDILELFRNKPVKELLETRVPRAIGDTVLSENIFVPCIEDDIPDSEEFIRDSPYNLITSGQFNKIPIIMGYNSAEGLMFAGKENETTRNNFNFIGSMPRDLKFPSEYDKNATSEKLKEIYFKDLDKNRIALDTLAKYEGDLGIVYPVIVTADLFLRKMEKPVFIYKFCRDGWMNLLKFLFKVTEYPGATHADELFYIFKTEITLPMSFFEKDMTKKMTTMWTNFAKFNNPTPKTTKQLPITWQPSSKIDPKVLVIDTKFSTEPLWNDDAIIFLNQTYTKYRRKS